In Centroberyx gerrardi isolate f3 chromosome 11, fCenGer3.hap1.cur.20231027, whole genome shotgun sequence, the following are encoded in one genomic region:
- the epd gene encoding ependymin: MYAAVTLFVSMCLTATTLADHHQPCHSPNMTGQMSVMNLKGDIKAIGVYTYDSLAKKLRFRSNETEAFNTSLTLDVLMFFEEGVFYEIDSKNQSCEKKSLQSVHNPLEIPSDAKSMSTITIGSASIEGEGLKVNVWLGTVPETKAHYSISSTMGCLPVSSLHFLDSTTILFSNLQIETEIKDPDLLTLPSFCEGEPVEETPEGTVNSFVNLFI, from the exons ATGTATGCAGCTGTCACGCTCTTCGTCTCTATGTGTTTGACTGCCACCACCCTTGCAGACCACCACCAGCCTTGCC ATTCACCCAATATGACAGGACAAATGTCAGTG ATGAATCTAAAGGGTGACATTAAAGCCATTGGTGTATACACGTATGATTCTCTGGCCAAGAAACTACGATTCAGATCAAATGAGACCGAAGCCTTTAACACTTCACTGACTCTGGATGTGCTGATGTTTTTTGAAGAG GGGGTATTCTACGAGATCGACAGCAAAAACCAGAGCTGTGAGAAGAAATCTCTGCAATCAGTCCACAACCCTCTGGAAATCCCCTCCGATGCCAAGTCGATGTCTACGATAACTATAGGAAGTGCATCCATTGAAGGGGAAGGACTGAAGGTCAATGTATGGCTAGGGACAGTGCCAGAAACAAAAG cacaTTACTCTATTTCTTCAACCATGGGATGCTTGCCTGTGAGCTCTCTCCACTTTCTTGATTCAACAACGATCCTGTTCAG CAACCTGCAAATTGAAACCGAGATCAAGGACCCGGACCTCCTCACCCTGCCTTCCTTTTGCGAGGGAGAGCCTGTGGAGGAGACGCCTGAAGGGACAGTAAACAGCTTCGTCAATCTGTTCATCTAG